The Campylobacter concisus genome has a window encoding:
- a CDS encoding PDC sensor domain-containing protein, whose amino-acid sequence MVIKDIKRFSDTRYKARAYICYLFSRNLPNRLPGVCLENIKAGFDKISHEIENFDALYILDENGIQIEDSISLNEKYKIPKGENRANKAYYYTAVREKRCVLSDPYPSSLNGGLCVTASVPIYNEKNELKFIACIDISLENILNMVDSGFVEEHFGRFLKTVYALFCASLFMICAFLFWHGVKSFISKSIEHINVEEIFESTIILTLALAIFDLVKTIFEEEVLGKNHEENSVIYKTMVRFIGSIIIALAIEALMLVFKFAITAPENIINAIYLIGGVAMLMAALSFYLFSVKRQENR is encoded by the coding sequence TTGGTTATAAAAGATATTAAGAGATTTAGCGACACGAGATACAAGGCAAGGGCGTATATCTGCTATTTATTTAGTAGAAATTTGCCAAACAGACTGCCTGGAGTGTGCTTAGAAAACATAAAAGCTGGCTTTGATAAGATCAGCCACGAGATAGAAAATTTTGACGCACTATACATCTTAGATGAAAATGGCATACAAATCGAAGACTCGATCAGCCTAAATGAAAAGTATAAAATCCCAAAAGGTGAAAACCGCGCAAACAAGGCATACTACTACACCGCCGTGCGCGAGAAAAGGTGCGTTTTAAGCGATCCATATCCATCAAGTCTAAATGGAGGTTTGTGCGTCACAGCAAGCGTGCCTATCTATAATGAAAAAAATGAGCTTAAATTTATCGCTTGCATCGATATAAGCCTAGAAAATATCCTAAATATGGTCGATAGCGGCTTTGTCGAGGAGCATTTTGGTAGATTTTTAAAGACAGTCTATGCACTCTTTTGTGCATCGCTTTTTATGATCTGCGCATTTTTATTTTGGCACGGCGTAAAGAGCTTTATCTCAAAGAGTATCGAGCATATAAATGTCGAAGAAATTTTTGAATCAACCATCATTTTAACGCTGGCTCTTGCCATTTTTGACCTTGTTAAGACGATATTTGAAGAAGAGGTTTTAGGTAAAAATCACGAAGAAAATAGCGTTATTTATAAGACGATGGTGAGATTTATCGGCTCTATCATCATCGCACTTGCGATCGAGGCGCTCATGCTAGTCTTTAAATTTGCTATCACTGCACCTGAAAATATCATAAACGCTATCTATCTAATAGGCGGTGTGGCGATGCTAATGGCAGCACTTAGCTTTTATCTCTTTAGCGTAAAAAGACAAGAGAACAGATGA
- the pglF gene encoding UDP-N-acetylglucosamine 4,6-dehydratase (configuration-retaining), giving the protein MFHATKLKRLVFFLLGDVFIFVFSIYAAYLLRFNADIPDIYVQGLFVTAGFLIVFKLFFMWMFKIYKVPWRFFGLNEARKIFLAHVCAAILFTIVFFIIQDFLNPYPRSVIFIDLLISCLLIGLLRISKRMVLDFSNRPHKGEPCIVIGATSKALHVLRGLKQGYLDYYAVGVVDGRSDLVGTYCDGFLVQDKKDIPSLIKDYDAKTAIIALALDQDELQALVDELTGYGIRDMKLFSLIENEPIKDISIEDLLARKPKDLNPEAISNFLKDKKVLVTGAGGSIGSEICKQCLKYGVSELIMVEHSEFNLYKIGEDTRDKRTVSKLVNITNLKDFEEVFEEFRPEIVIHAAAYKHVPLCELNPRSAVENNILGTKNAVDLSKKYGAKKFVMISSDKAVRPTNIMGTTKRVCELYALNSNEAGVCEIVCVRFGNVLGSSGSVIPKFKAQIAANKPLSVTHPEITRYFMLTSEACQLVLQAASIAKGGELFVLDMGEPVKIVNLAKKMLLLSNKEHLGIEFVGLRPGEKLYEELLINKDDVQTKYESIFVTHSQPYDLTLLNSQINGLLQLEDDEVAPALKVIVPEFNHALNLKG; this is encoded by the coding sequence ATGTTTCATGCAACGAAGTTAAAAAGGCTCGTATTTTTCCTTCTTGGCGATGTTTTTATATTTGTTTTTTCGATATATGCGGCTTATCTTTTAAGATTTAACGCCGACATCCCAGACATCTACGTGCAAGGGCTTTTTGTAACGGCTGGATTTTTGATCGTATTTAAGCTCTTTTTTATGTGGATGTTTAAAATTTACAAGGTGCCGTGGAGATTTTTTGGCTTAAATGAAGCACGTAAAATTTTCCTAGCTCACGTTTGCGCGGCGATCTTATTTACGATCGTGTTTTTCATCATACAAGATTTTTTAAATCCTTACCCAAGAAGCGTTATCTTTATCGATCTTCTCATCTCATGCCTACTTATCGGGCTTTTGAGAATTTCAAAGCGTATGGTGCTTGACTTTTCAAACAGACCTCACAAAGGCGAGCCTTGTATCGTTATAGGCGCGACCTCAAAGGCGCTTCACGTCTTACGTGGCTTAAAGCAGGGCTATCTTGACTACTACGCAGTTGGCGTGGTAGATGGTAGAAGCGATCTTGTTGGCACATATTGCGATGGATTTTTAGTTCAAGATAAAAAAGATATACCAAGCCTTATAAAAGACTACGACGCAAAGACTGCTATCATCGCACTAGCACTTGATCAAGACGAGCTTCAAGCTTTAGTTGATGAGCTAACTGGATATGGCATAAGAGATATGAAGCTCTTTTCGCTTATCGAAAATGAGCCGATCAAAGATATCTCGATCGAAGATTTGCTTGCTAGAAAGCCAAAAGACCTTAATCCAGAAGCCATTTCAAATTTCTTAAAAGACAAAAAAGTGCTTGTCACTGGAGCTGGCGGTAGTATAGGAAGCGAAATTTGTAAGCAGTGCTTGAAATATGGCGTAAGCGAGCTTATAATGGTTGAACACAGCGAGTTTAACCTTTATAAAATAGGTGAAGATACAAGAGATAAAAGAACTGTTAGCAAGCTTGTAAATATCACAAATTTAAAAGACTTTGAAGAGGTTTTTGAAGAATTTAGACCAGAGATCGTCATCCACGCTGCGGCCTACAAGCACGTGCCACTTTGCGAGCTAAATCCTCGCTCAGCAGTTGAAAACAACATCCTTGGCACAAAAAATGCAGTCGATCTTTCTAAAAAATACGGTGCTAAGAAATTTGTCATGATCTCATCAGACAAGGCTGTGCGCCCAACAAACATAATGGGCACAACTAAGCGTGTTTGTGAGCTTTACGCATTAAATTCAAACGAAGCAGGTGTGTGCGAGATAGTTTGTGTGCGCTTTGGTAACGTCCTTGGCTCAAGTGGCTCAGTCATACCTAAATTTAAGGCACAGATCGCTGCAAATAAGCCACTAAGCGTCACTCACCCAGAGATCACAAGATACTTTATGCTTACGTCTGAAGCGTGCCAGCTAGTCCTTCAAGCAGCCTCTATCGCAAAAGGTGGAGAGCTTTTCGTGCTTGATATGGGCGAGCCTGTTAAGATCGTCAATCTTGCTAAAAAGATGCTTCTGCTTTCAAATAAAGAGCATTTAGGTATCGAATTTGTAGGGCTTAGACCTGGCGAGAAGCTTTATGAAGAGCTACTTATCAACAAAGATGACGTTCAAACTAAGTATGAGTCGATCTTTGTGACACACTCGCAGCCTTATGATCTGACCCTTTTAAATTCACAGATAAATGGGCTTTTGCAGCTTGAAGATGACGAGGTGGCACCTGCTCTTAAGGTGATCGTGCCAGAGTTTAATCATGCATTAAATTTAAAAGGCTAA
- the pglE gene encoding UDP-N-acetylbacillosamine transaminase, whose amino-acid sequence MDRVFLSPPNMSGKEQEYIKKVFESNYIAPLGEYVNKFEDSIKAYTGAKDALALCAGTAALHLALRVLGVKEGDLVLASSFTFMASVSPILYERATPVFIDSDESWNLSPELLKKAISNLPKKPKALVVTHLYGQASKMKEICEICQNEGIALVEDAAEALGGFYGGKALGTFGVMGGYSFNGNKIITTSGGGMLVGDSEFVEKARFYSTQAREPLLHYEHKDYGYNYRLSNVLGAIGVAQMEVLEKRVEQKRKVFDIYEKELGDVLEFMPELANSRGNRWLTTGVFAKKDAHLKVIKALADENIESRPLWKPMHLQPVFKGALSFVDGYSQDLFSRGICLPSGSDMSEQTQERVIKIVKDNA is encoded by the coding sequence ATGGATAGGGTTTTTTTATCTCCACCAAATATGAGTGGAAAAGAGCAGGAATATATAAAAAAAGTTTTTGAAAGCAACTACATAGCGCCACTTGGTGAATATGTCAATAAATTTGAAGATAGCATAAAGGCTTACACTGGCGCCAAAGATGCACTTGCACTATGCGCTGGAACTGCGGCACTCCACCTAGCACTTCGCGTCCTTGGTGTAAAAGAGGGCGATCTTGTGCTAGCTTCTAGCTTTACTTTCATGGCTTCGGTCTCGCCGATACTTTATGAAAGGGCAACTCCAGTCTTTATAGATAGCGACGAGAGCTGGAATTTAAGCCCAGAACTACTTAAAAAAGCGATATCAAATTTACCTAAAAAGCCAAAAGCGCTAGTCGTCACTCATCTTTATGGACAAGCTTCAAAGATGAAAGAAATTTGCGAAATTTGCCAAAACGAGGGCATCGCTTTGGTCGAAGATGCAGCTGAAGCACTTGGTGGATTTTACGGTGGCAAGGCACTTGGCACATTTGGCGTGATGGGTGGATATAGCTTTAATGGCAACAAGATCATCACCACTTCAGGTGGCGGCATGCTAGTTGGAGATAGCGAATTTGTAGAAAAAGCTAGATTTTACAGCACGCAAGCAAGAGAGCCTTTGCTTCACTATGAGCATAAAGACTACGGCTACAACTATCGCTTAAGCAACGTCCTAGGCGCTATTGGCGTGGCTCAGATGGAGGTTTTAGAAAAGAGAGTCGAGCAAAAGAGAAAAGTCTTTGATATTTATGAAAAAGAGCTTGGCGACGTTTTAGAATTTATGCCAGAGCTAGCAAATTCTCGTGGTAACAGATGGCTCACAACTGGTGTTTTTGCTAAAAAAGATGCACATTTAAAGGTTATAAAAGCCTTAGCTGATGAGAACATCGAGAGCCGCCCACTTTGGAAGCCTATGCACTTGCAGCCTGTCTTTAAAGGTGCGTTAAGCTTTGTCGATGGATATAGCCAAGATCTATTTTCAAGAGGAATTTGCTTGCCAAGTGGCAGCGATATGAGCGAGCAGACACAAGAAAGAGTGATAAAAATAGTCAAGGATAATGCGTAA
- the pglD gene encoding UDP-N-acetylbacillosamine N-acetyltransferase, giving the protein MAKTKKIYIYGASGHGLVIADIARDNGYDEIAFLDDASERKFSPELEKADIIIAIGDNKTRQKISQKVEAAGFEIVNLIHKSAVVSKSAVIEKGVVVMPNAVINAKACIKEGAIINSGAVIEHECVIGKFAHISPNAALAGNVSVGEFTHVGIGSSVIQGISIGKNCIIGAGSVVIRDIKDGVKAYGVPACERAKI; this is encoded by the coding sequence ATGGCAAAAACTAAGAAAATTTACATCTACGGAGCGAGTGGGCATGGGCTTGTGATCGCTGACATCGCTAGAGATAATGGCTATGATGAGATAGCTTTTTTAGACGATGCTAGCGAGCGTAAATTTAGCCCAGAGCTTGAAAAAGCTGACATCATAATAGCCATAGGTGATAATAAAACAAGGCAAAAGATCAGCCAAAAGGTGGAGGCTGCTGGCTTTGAGATAGTAAATTTGATCCATAAAAGTGCGGTCGTGAGCAAAAGCGCCGTGATAGAAAAGGGCGTAGTGGTCATGCCAAATGCCGTGATAAACGCAAAAGCTTGCATAAAAGAGGGCGCTATCATAAACTCTGGCGCAGTGATAGAGCATGAGTGCGTGATAGGCAAATTTGCTCACATCAGCCCAAATGCAGCCCTTGCTGGAAATGTGAGCGTGGGCGAATTTACGCACGTTGGCATTGGCTCAAGTGTCATTCAAGGCATAAGCATCGGTAAAAACTGCATTATCGGCGCTGGAAGCGTGGTCATTAGAGATATAAAAGATGGCGTAAAGGCGTATGGCGTGCCTGCATGCGAGCGTGCTAAGATATAA
- the pglC gene encoding undecaprenyl phosphate N,N'-diacetylbacillosamine 1-phosphate transferase → MYRNFLKRVIDILGALFLLILTSPIIIATAIFIYFKVSRDIIFTQARPGLNEKIFKIYKFKTMSDERDANGELLPDEQRLGKFGKLIRSLSLDELPQLFNVLKGDMSFIGPRPLLVEYLPIYNETQKHRHDVRPGITGLAQVNGRNAISWEKKFEYDVYYAKNLSFMLDVKIALQTIEKVLKRSGVSKEGQATTEKFNGKN, encoded by the coding sequence ATGTATAGAAATTTTTTAAAGAGGGTGATTGATATTTTGGGAGCTTTGTTTTTGCTCATTTTAACATCGCCTATCATCATAGCAACGGCGATTTTTATCTATTTTAAGGTAAGCCGTGACATCATTTTTACGCAGGCAAGACCGGGGCTAAATGAGAAAATTTTTAAAATTTATAAATTTAAGACGATGAGTGACGAGCGTGACGCAAATGGCGAGCTCTTGCCAGATGAGCAGCGTCTTGGCAAATTTGGCAAGCTGATCCGCTCTCTTAGCCTCGATGAGCTGCCACAGCTTTTTAACGTGCTAAAGGGCGATATGAGTTTTATCGGACCAAGGCCGCTTTTGGTCGAGTACCTACCCATCTATAACGAAACGCAAAAGCACCGCCACGACGTGCGCCCTGGTATCACGGGCCTAGCGCAGGTAAATGGCAGAAATGCCATAAGCTGGGAGAAAAAATTTGAATACGACGTCTATTACGCTAAAAATTTAAGCTTTATGCTTGATGTAAAGATCGCTTTACAGACCATCGAAAAAGTGCTAAAACGAAGTGGTGTCAGCAAAGAGGGGCAGGCGACGACGGAGAAATTTAATGGCAAAAACTAA
- the pglA gene encoding N,N'-diacetylbacillosaminyl-diphospho-undecaprenol alpha-1,3-N-acetylgalactosaminyltransferase has translation MARIGFLSHADMSIHFFRRPIMQALKDMGHEVFAIAPKGNFTNELAKSFHTVTYELDKASLNPLTVINNSKKLSQILGELNLDLLQTGAHKSNVFGTFAAKNAGIKHVINLVEGLGSFYIDDDIKTKAVRFVMESLYKLSFAKADACIFVNDADPDYLISRNLIDKSKVYRIKSVGVDTAKFDPAITQAADLGDKKVVLMIARAMWHKGVREFYEAAEILNGYKNCEFVFVGEGFAGNKSTADESFLKGGKVRYLGARNDIPQLLKASYLLALPSYKEGFPRTVLEAMSMAKAVIASDVTGCNEAVREGYNGLLCKVKDASDLASKIKILLDDEKLCTKLGQNGRDWAVSEFDEKQIAKRYIEIYRKFIDV, from the coding sequence ATGGCAAGGATAGGATTTTTAAGCCATGCTGATATGAGCATACACTTTTTTAGACGCCCTATAATGCAGGCTTTAAAAGATATGGGGCATGAGGTTTTTGCTATCGCTCCAAAAGGAAATTTCACTAATGAGCTTGCTAAAAGCTTTCACACCGTCACCTACGAGCTTGATAAGGCGAGCCTAAATCCGCTAACCGTGATAAATAACTCAAAAAAACTATCTCAAATTTTAGGCGAGCTAAATTTAGACCTGCTTCAAACTGGCGCTCACAAGTCAAATGTCTTTGGCACATTTGCTGCTAAAAATGCTGGCATAAAGCACGTGATAAATTTGGTTGAAGGCCTTGGTAGCTTTTATATCGATGATGATATTAAGACAAAGGCTGTGCGTTTTGTCATGGAGAGCCTTTATAAGCTATCTTTTGCAAAGGCTGATGCTTGCATCTTCGTAAATGACGCAGATCCAGACTATCTGATCTCTAGAAATTTGATAGATAAAAGCAAGGTGTACCGCATAAAAAGTGTCGGCGTGGATACTGCTAAATTTGACCCAGCTATCACGCAGGCAGCTGATCTTGGCGATAAAAAGGTGGTTCTCATGATCGCCAGAGCCATGTGGCATAAGGGTGTTCGTGAATTTTACGAGGCAGCAGAAATTTTAAATGGCTATAAAAACTGCGAATTTGTCTTTGTGGGCGAGGGCTTTGCTGGTAATAAATCAACCGCAGACGAGAGCTTTTTAAAAGGTGGCAAGGTGCGATATCTTGGTGCTAGAAACGACATACCACAGCTTTTAAAGGCTTCTTATCTGCTGGCACTTCCTAGCTATAAAGAGGGCTTTCCAAGAACGGTTTTAGAGGCGATGAGCATGGCTAAAGCAGTCATTGCAAGTGATGTGACAGGCTGTAATGAAGCTGTAAGAGAGGGCTACAACGGACTTTTATGCAAGGTAAAAGATGCAAGTGATCTCGCTAGTAAGATAAAAATTTTACTTGATGATGAGAAGCTTTGCACTAAACTTGGGCAAAATGGCAGAGACTGGGCAGTTAGTGAGTTTGACGAGAAACAAATCGCAAAAAGATATATAGAAATTTATAGGAAATTTATAGATGTATAG
- a CDS encoding STT3 domain-containing protein: MNRNLFFKNYSLYLMIFAAVIFGMVCRLYWVFWASEYPVFFWNNELMISTNDGYAFAEGARDMLAGFHQENDLSYYGYPLSTLTYWIVKFLGVKLETAMIYMSVFFSSLVAIPVILIANEYKAKMAGFIAALLAVIANSYYNRTMAGYYDTDMLIITLSVFVVWGLIRVLEKKDAKSLIIAPLSVLVYMWWYLSAFSLISILTGLFLLYTLIFDRKNPLFYLEISLLLLAISNLDLTLKFIAVIAIYALCLFKKEMINLKFALGILVGVFIVFCVRGGLNPIIFQLKFYVFRGTPEVGGMSFHFFNVNQTIQESSVVDFTLFCERISANVITFLISLAGVALFCYKHRSFAVSLGMLALGFLAFKSGLRFTIYAVPIMALGFGYLVEFVLANLKLKGAVLNLIRAFIAALVLAPAIIHIYGYKAEPVFVNKEVEILNKLKSIAGREDYVVAWWDYGYPIRYYSDVKTLIDGGKHLGRENFAVSFALGSDEMSSANMARLDVEYTERNFKEHFNGNLAQILKDRNLSVDQFFSEIKEANFSLPAKSREIYYYLPDRMLSIFPTILQFSKIDLKSGKNLNNGLFITTRAISQSEKGIRLSGGFTLTSDVTNLIYDGNVLPLRSFIETDYNEAGKLNVKEYKNNESSNISVIFMRDYGRFIILDESILNSAYIQLFVLERYDPKVFEPVILDGAAKVYRLKR, encoded by the coding sequence ATGAATAGAAATTTATTTTTTAAAAATTACTCTTTATACCTTATGATATTTGCCGCAGTCATCTTTGGCATGGTTTGCAGGCTTTACTGGGTCTTTTGGGCGAGTGAGTATCCAGTCTTTTTTTGGAACAACGAGCTGATGATCAGCACAAACGATGGCTACGCATTTGCTGAGGGCGCAAGGGATATGCTAGCTGGCTTTCACCAAGAAAACGACCTTAGCTACTACGGCTATCCGCTCTCGACGCTTACTTACTGGATTGTGAAATTTCTAGGCGTCAAGCTTGAGACGGCGATGATTTATATGAGTGTATTTTTCTCGTCGCTCGTCGCTATACCTGTTATCTTGATCGCAAATGAATACAAAGCAAAAATGGCTGGCTTCATCGCTGCACTTCTTGCAGTGATCGCAAATAGCTACTACAACCGCACGATGGCTGGTTACTACGACACTGATATGCTCATCATTACTCTTAGCGTCTTTGTCGTTTGGGGGCTTATTAGAGTGCTTGAGAAAAAGGACGCAAAGAGCCTGATAATAGCACCTTTAAGCGTGCTTGTCTATATGTGGTGGTACTTAAGCGCCTTTTCGCTTATTAGCATTTTAACTGGGCTATTTTTACTTTACACGCTCATTTTTGATAGGAAAAATCCACTTTTTTACCTTGAAATTTCTCTGCTTTTACTTGCTATCTCAAACCTTGATCTAACTCTTAAATTTATCGCTGTAATCGCTATTTACGCACTTTGTCTATTTAAAAAAGAGATGATAAATTTAAAATTTGCTCTTGGCATTTTGGTTGGCGTATTTATAGTCTTTTGCGTTCGTGGCGGGTTAAATCCTATAATCTTTCAACTTAAATTTTACGTCTTTAGAGGCACGCCTGAAGTTGGCGGCATGAGCTTTCACTTTTTTAATGTCAATCAAACTATTCAAGAGTCAAGCGTGGTTGATTTTACGCTATTTTGCGAGAGGATCAGCGCAAATGTCATCACATTTTTGATCTCGCTTGCTGGCGTCGCTCTTTTTTGCTACAAGCACCGCTCATTTGCCGTCTCGCTTGGCATGCTCGCACTTGGCTTTTTAGCCTTTAAAAGCGGCCTTAGATTTACCATTTACGCCGTGCCTATAATGGCGCTTGGCTTTGGTTACTTAGTAGAGTTTGTGCTTGCAAATTTAAAGCTAAAAGGAGCCGTGCTAAATCTCATAAGAGCCTTCATAGCAGCTCTTGTGCTTGCTCCAGCGATCATTCATATCTATGGCTACAAGGCTGAACCAGTCTTTGTAAATAAAGAGGTTGAAATTTTAAATAAGCTAAAAAGCATCGCAGGACGCGAGGACTACGTGGTTGCGTGGTGGGACTATGGATATCCGATTAGATATTACAGTGATGTTAAGACGCTAATTGACGGCGGAAAGCACCTTGGACGTGAAAATTTTGCCGTGAGCTTTGCGCTTGGAAGCGACGAGATGAGCTCGGCAAATATGGCAAGGCTCGATGTAGAATACACTGAGCGAAATTTCAAAGAGCACTTTAATGGAAACTTGGCTCAAATTTTAAAAGATAGAAATTTAAGCGTTGATCAGTTTTTTAGCGAGATAAAAGAGGCAAATTTTAGCCTACCAGCAAAGAGCAGAGAGATATATTATTACCTGCCAGATAGGATGCTTAGCATTTTCCCGACTATTTTGCAGTTTAGCAAGATCGATCTAAAAAGTGGTAAAAATTTAAACAATGGACTTTTCATAACCACTAGAGCGATCTCGCAAAGCGAAAAGGGCATTAGGCTAAGTGGCGGATTTACTCTAACAAGTGATGTCACAAATTTGATCTATGATGGCAATGTCTTACCACTAAGATCTTTCATAGAGACCGACTACAACGAGGCTGGCAAGCTAAATGTAAAAGAGTATAAAAATAATGAAAGTTCAAACATTTCTGTCATTTTTATGAGAGACTATGGCAGGTTTATCATCCTTGATGAGAGCATTTTAAATAGCGCCTACATCCAGCTTTTCGTGCTTGAAAGATACGATCCTAAGGTCTTTGAGCCAGTCATACTTGATGGGGCGGCAAAAGTTTATAGGCTAAAGAGGTAG
- the pglJ gene encoding N-acetylgalactosamine-N,N'-diacetylbacillosaminyl-diphospho-undecaprenol 4-alpha-N-acetylgalactosaminyltransferase encodes MKKLAVFLYSMGPGGAERNVANLLPFLVKRYEVHLILMSKVIAYEIPSEVKIHFIENSDPYESGLKKLARLFLAMPMLAFKYKNLCQSLNIDTQFVLMNRPCYIAGVARILGLKARLVISERSCPSILYKDDLSGRVNKFLLTHLYKKADLILANAAGNKEDLVRNFGMSADKTKVLYNALDLKTINLLKDEPLEDGFKPFFINIGRLDSGKNQAMLIKIIALINDPRATLGILGKGPLKDELQNLIDKFGVGERVKLLGTDKNPFRHIKNASCLLCASRFEGFSNVLLEALACEKTIISTEHKSGAKELLGDSEFGILVPVDDENAMKEAMIKVLNEREIRQNFENVAYNRAKFFDSENIASKLINFLENPNE; translated from the coding sequence GTGAAAAAATTAGCCGTTTTTTTATACTCGATGGGACCTGGCGGGGCTGAGCGAAATGTGGCAAATTTACTGCCATTTTTGGTAAAACGTTATGAAGTTCATCTCATCTTAATGAGCAAGGTCATCGCTTACGAGATCCCAAGCGAGGTAAAAATCCACTTTATAGAAAATAGCGATCCTTACGAGAGTGGGCTAAAGAAGCTTGCAAGGCTCTTTTTAGCGATGCCAATGCTTGCCTTTAAGTATAAAAATCTTTGCCAAAGCTTAAACATCGACACGCAGTTTGTGCTGATGAACCGCCCATGCTACATAGCTGGGGTTGCTAGGATTTTAGGGCTAAAGGCTAGGCTGGTTATCAGCGAGCGAAGCTGTCCGTCGATCCTATATAAAGACGATCTAAGCGGCAGGGTTAATAAATTTTTACTCACTCATCTTTATAAAAAAGCTGATCTAATCCTCGCAAATGCAGCTGGCAACAAAGAGGATCTGGTGCGAAATTTTGGCATGAGCGCAGACAAAACAAAGGTGCTTTATAACGCCCTTGATCTAAAAACTATAAATTTGCTAAAAGATGAGCCGCTTGAGGATGGCTTTAAGCCATTTTTCATAAACATAGGCCGCCTTGATAGCGGTAAAAATCAAGCCATGCTAATAAAAATAATCGCTTTGATTAACGACCCTCGTGCTACGCTTGGCATCCTTGGCAAAGGGCCTTTAAAGGATGAGCTGCAAAATTTGATAGACAAATTTGGCGTGGGTGAGCGAGTAAAGCTTCTTGGCACTGATAAAAATCCTTTTAGGCATATAAAAAACGCCTCTTGCTTACTTTGTGCCTCGCGTTTTGAGGGCTTTTCAAACGTACTTTTGGAGGCACTAGCATGCGAGAAAACCATCATCTCAACCGAGCACAAGAGCGGTGCAAAGGAGCTTTTGGGCGATAGCGAGTTTGGCATCTTAGTGCCAGTTGATGACGAAAATGCGATGAAAGAGGCGATGATAAAGGTGCTTAACGAGCGTGAAATAAGGCAAAATTTTGAAAATGTTGCGTATAATCGGGCTAAATTTTTTGATAGTGAAAACATAGCGAGCAAGCTTATAAATTTTTTGGAAAATCCTAATGAATAG
- a CDS encoding glycosyltransferase — MKILFVIAALRNGGAERVLNVLANELCKDNEITIALLEEDLGLYKFSEKIKIINLSVTGSGLALKFKKILALRALFKEQRADLIMSFIDWTNVACVLANAGLKSKLIATEHHEHSYLKSKITSAMRDISYRFVDGLSVLSKSDFNYYKFAKNREVIHNPLFIDVPEICEKQNVILSVARLEAVKSYDIYFEALSKVDKSLLDGWEIKIAGSGRQEAQLKQMASNLGLNVKFLGHMSDVSKLYSEAKIFTLSSRSEGLSNVLIESGAFGCARLSSDTVGARELINDGTDGLIFKNGDANDLKDKLEMLLKDENLRQKLAKNASESANLFSKENIIKQWREFIKKVVSK; from the coding sequence GTGAAAATTCTTTTTGTAATCGCCGCACTTAGAAATGGCGGAGCCGAGCGCGTGCTAAACGTGCTTGCAAACGAGCTTTGCAAAGACAATGAGATCACTATCGCTCTTCTTGAAGAGGACCTTGGGCTTTATAAATTTAGTGAAAAGATAAAGATCATAAACCTTAGCGTCACTGGCTCAGGGCTTGCTTTAAAATTTAAAAAAATTCTCGCTCTTAGAGCGCTTTTTAAAGAGCAAAGGGCTGATCTGATAATGAGCTTTATCGACTGGACAAACGTCGCTTGCGTGCTGGCAAATGCTGGGCTAAAGAGCAAACTAATAGCAACTGAACACCACGAGCACAGCTACTTAAAAAGCAAAATCACAAGCGCTATGCGTGATATTAGCTACCGTTTTGTAGATGGCTTAAGCGTGCTAAGTAAAAGCGACTTCAACTACTATAAATTTGCCAAAAATCGCGAGGTCATCCACAATCCACTTTTTATCGATGTGCCTGAAATTTGCGAGAAGCAAAACGTTATATTGAGCGTGGCGAGGCTGGAGGCGGTAAAGAGCTATGATATCTATTTTGAGGCGCTTAGCAAGGTGGATAAGAGCTTGCTTGATGGCTGGGAGATAAAGATCGCAGGCAGTGGCAGGCAAGAAGCGCAACTGAAGCAAATGGCGTCAAATTTGGGGCTTAATGTCAAATTTTTAGGTCACATGAGCGATGTTAGTAAGCTTTATAGCGAGGCAAAAATTTTCACTCTTAGCTCACGAAGCGAGGGGCTTTCAAATGTGCTAATAGAATCAGGCGCTTTTGGTTGCGCTAGGCTAAGTAGCGACACCGTTGGCGCAAGAGAGCTTATAAATGACGGCACGGACGGGCTTATCTTTAAAAATGGCGATGCAAATGATCTAAAAGATAAGCTTGAGATGCTTTTAAAAGATGAAAATTTAAGGCAAAAACTAGCAAAAAACGCCAGCGAAAGTGCAAATTTATTTAGCAAAGAAAATATCATCAAACAGTGGCGAGAATTTATAAAAAAGGTTGTTAGCAAGTGA